DNA from Neovison vison isolate M4711 chromosome 12, ASM_NN_V1, whole genome shotgun sequence:
TACTCCTAGTGGGAAAGGCGGGAGGAGAGCTGGGAACGGCAAGGCTGCTCTTTCTGGCCAGTCCCAGGGTTCACTGCCCTTTTCCCAGAGCTGGGTCTCCTGCTGGCAGCCTTGTTGGCAGGAGCAGCTGGCCTCAAGGGGCTCATTAAACCAAGGGCAGAGAAACAGTCCCAGGTTCCCAAGAAGTGAGGGCAGGTGGAGAAGCACGTGTGCAGTCTGGACAGAAACAGTAAttcttcaacaaacatttactgagtgtctactaTATGTAAAGCTAAGCCTTGGGATACAAAGACCTGACCTCACAGGCTCTCCAGGCTAATGGGGGAATTAAAATCCACAAATTCCATCTGTGAGAAGCATGACAAAGGGAGCTAAGAGAAGGGGTGCTGGGCTGAGTCCGGTGTGCAGAATGAAGAGTTCAAagaagggggcctgggtggctcagtgggttaaagcctctgccttccgctcaggtcatgatcccagggtcatgggatggagccccgcaaagcatcaggctctctgctcggcagggagcctgcttcctctttctctgcctgcttctctgcctacctgtactctctgtctgccaaataaatatataaaatctttaaaaaaaaaaaaaaaagaaagagtacaaagaagtcagagagggcttcctggaggaggcaaacTGCACATTAATTACAGGATATGTATGAAATTTCAGACTTAGATACaaacctctctctcaaataaagagtAGTTCTGAAAAAGTATGTGGAACCAGTTATCCAGGCTGGCTTAGAAAAAGAGGACAAAGAGGAGTCTCAGGGTGTGGGGGTGCTGAGCAGGAGCCAAGGTGTGGAGGCAAACAGCAGCATGCTGTGAGCAGTACAAACAGGGGCATGGGGGCAGCAGATGTGCCGAGTGGGGGATGAGGCTAAAGACCAAGCAGTGGCCAGGTCCCCTGGGCTGTGCATCACCTTAGAAAGTTtgggcttggggcgcctgggtggctcagtggttaagcctctgccttcggctcaggtcatgatctcagggtcctgggatcgagccccacgtcgggctctctgctcagcagggagcctgcttccctctctctctctctgcctgcctctctgcctacttgtgatctctgtcaaataaataaaatctttaaaaaagaaaaaaagaaagtttgggcTTTATCACGTAAACGACGAGACGTGGCTGTGCTTTGATCGATTTTAAACAGGAGTAACAGAGTTAGTTTTGTTTCACTTTGCAGCTCCTCAGACTTCGACTTATATGCACAAATCATCAGGGCATCTTGTTAAAAGGAagcttctgattcagtaggtctcgCTTCCAAGGGACATTAAGGCTACCGATCTGAGAACCACACTCTGAATCGTGAGGGTTTTAGATTCATCACTGGCCTTGAGCAGGTGTATGTGGGAGGAAACAGTACTGGAGGCAGTTTCTTGGGAATTTAGGGAAGGCGGTCTGGTGACCCAGACAGCTGGGGTGAGGCTTGAACAAAACCAGTAAGACAAAGCAGGGGTGGACTGGATAAATACAGAAGACAAAGCTATTGGAACTTAAAAAGTGAGGTGACCAGACAGAGTAAAGGTGGTTTCAGGTGGGGGAGAGTTCAAGCATCCTAGTTTTGAGGATgtgacttcttttgttttctgttgttgttactgaattttttttcatcacaTCACCAACTCTGGGATCTGCTGTACACGGAAGGGTGAGGTCAAAGGGGtaacagaaaaaaagtaaaaaataatgtgtTCTAGACCAGCGATAAAAGCTCCCCAATCACAGTAGTTTCTGAGACGTCCTGTCACCTATAGGTCAGTCTAATCTAAAATGGACTGTTCTCCTGTCCCCATTTCTTCATTGCTGAGTCATCCCCTGGGGTCCCCTGAAACTGGCATGatgtgatcttggggttgagtCTGCTATAACGCTCTGACTGCTGGGATCCTTGGGTATGCTCCTGCCGGTTCCTTACTCTAGTGAGATGCAGGACTGGGGTGGGCTTGGGAGGGGGGACATTGTGTGATGACTCCCAGGTGGGAGAACTGAGTGGCCTGGATACTCGGGTTTAGACCCATCTGCCTTCTTTATTTTGGGACGGAGACAGCAGCCGCATAGCGTGATCCAGAGACGCCTGGTGGAAGGAAATCAGAGTCGGCTTCAGGGGGAGTCTCCCCTGGTGCAGGCCCAGATTCACGGccaggagagcaggaggaagaccAGCAAGACAGAGACTCCGGCTCTTCTGGTCAACTGCAAGGTGAGAAGGCCCCCCCAACCCACCATGGCACAGGCTTTCATGAACAGTCCTGCCTGTGACTGGCTCACTTCTGCCAGCCCCCTTTCTCCCCTGGGcggtgggagaaggagggagggagaaaaggcacCTCTCCCCGCGGCTTGGACCAAAAAATGGAATCCTGTAGATTCTTtactctctgcctcttctctccgTGCTGTTCCACCTGTCATGgtcattcctccttccctttaTCAAATATAATCTTCGAATGTGAATGTGTAAATGCTCTTCAATGTCTTGTACGTCCATGGACCACCGTGCATGTAGGCAGCCTGCAAACCCACCCCCAACATACACACTCAGAAAAAGCTCGTGTGTTCCAAGGTGACAGCCTCATATGGTCCCTCCTCCTTGAAACCCTCTCTGACTTCCCCAGGAGGAaacagcctctcctccctcttgTCTAGGGCACTTCACACCCAGTCCTTTCATAGATCTTAACACTTGCTAGTGTGCACTAGTTACTGACACTTCCCTTACGCGCAAGCTCAGCACTTACCCCTGTGCCTCCCAGCCACAAATCtcacacacagcaggtgctcaacagACGTCTGGGATGAGAAAATTACGTGCATTTGGGGTATCCAGTCGTCACCCAATAGGTCTGTATATTCCAGAAGAAAGCGAACCAGTCTTCATTTCCGTGGTGAGCTTGGCGCTTACCCACATCTGAAGTTCCCCGCACGGCGGCCTGGTCTCACCCCCTCCTCTATGCCTCATCCAGACCTCTCTAAGCCAGGCCCTCAGCTTCCCAAGAATTCCTCTCCACAAGCAGATCTCCACTTCTGGCCAAGTCATTCCCAAGAGTATGGACTCACCACGGGCAGCTCTACTTCCTTTTTTGATTCCTTCCTCTAAGAGCTTGTGTGGCCTCAACTGGACAAGTGCCATAGAAATCACTTGGAAAGATTCGGTTCTTTCCTTTCACTCGTTTCGGAGAGGGAATCATCCAAGGCTGGGAAAGGTGAAGGGTCCAAGCCCGATCCATTTTCCCGGGGGGCTCACGGAGTCTCCCATGACCCTCTTTCTCAGTGCCGAGACCAGGAGCTTCGGGTGGCCGTGGACACAGGCACCCACCACAACCAGATCTCTGCTGGATGCCTCAGCCGCCTGGGGTAAGGGCCCAGCCCGAAAGAATGGATGGcggaaaaaattcagaaaatattctgaaattacaTAGTAGTAGTTATATGACTCTATGATACACTAAAACCCACTGCATTTATGAAAGTGTGACTTTTAGGGTGTATCTAGTATGTATCAAGAAAGCTGTAGTTAAAAAATGAGGGGGGCTCTGATAGCAAAGACAAGGATTTCGACCCCACATGGGGCCAGGTTATTGGATGAGAACCCaagtgtggtggggaggggtatcAGCTGACTAAGGGGCTGGAGctcgggctggggctgggggctgtgggggccATAAACTTTCTTCCTAATCACAGGTTAGGGAAGAAGGTCCTCAAAGCCCCGGGTGGGGGCCTGGCACCTGGGCCCCCCACCCAGGTGGAGCAGCTAGAGCTACAGCTGGGCCAGGAGACAGTGGCCTGCTCGGCCCAGGTGGTGGGTGAGTCCTCCCTTCATTCCCAGCCCTCTTCGTCCTCTCCCACCTTTCTCTCCTGGCTGGGGCAAAGGCTGGCACCCTACGGGGTGTCCCCAGTCCCTGGGTCTGGATCCTCAGACCtgcgggagggggagggcaggcaaGCAGGGAGCATTGACAGGCGGGCACCGGGACCGCTGGGGGCCCCTCCAGCCTCTTCTGTTTTTAAACGATTCCGGCAGACGTGGAGAGTCCCGAGTTCTGTCTTGGACTACAGACTCTACTTTCTCTCAAGGTAAGGAGGATGCTAGCGCTTGACCCGCACTTGGGGGCCTGATCCAGAGGGCTGGGAAAAGGAGGTTAAAAGGCACAGGTGTGGTCAGCTTCTGATAAGGAAGACCTGGAGATGTCGTGATTTCACCTTTGCTTCCTTAGAGGTTTCTCATTTGCCCACAAGCAAAAAATAAGAACCAGATCCCACTgtccacccaacccccacccccagcccagggctccaGGTGAAAGGAAGCCAGGGGGAAGAGCAAGGAGTAGGGGGAGGCTGTGGGAAGTGGGAGGGCCCCGAGACGCTTGtgtcccctccctgtccccacagtGCTGCATAGACCTGGATCGTGGAGTACTACGTCTGAGAGCCCCCTTCCCAGAGCTGCCCTTCCTGCCTCTGTACCAAGAGCCTGGCCAGTGACTGCTGAACCAGTCTGTCCCCAAGGGGAAGGACCTTGCCTTGGGGAATTGCTGGACGGAGGAATGGGGCATCACTACAGCCAAGTAGCTGGGGACAACTGAGTCTGTCCCTCCTGTCGCCACTCTGCCCCCTGCTGCGCCAACCACATTCCTCTCTGCTTCTCAGCCTCTGCCCAATCCTCCAGGAGTCTTCCAGAGAGAGGGCCTgtgagctcaggggcctggcttctctctccctgttctcCTCCAAGTCAGGACTACAGAAAAGGACGTTAAGCGTGGCGTGGTGGGAACTGGCCCGAGTCAAAGGCCGCGGCCTGCACCACCCTTCCCCTGTCCCTCGCCGTCCACGCTTCCCACCCCTCAGTGGCCTTCACTCCTGCATCCTGCCCACCTCGGCTTCAGGGGCTCGTTAACTCTCCCAGCTAGATTGCCGCACCTCACCCGGGGCCCTGTCCCTGCTGACGCCCACCTTTCAGATTCCGCACATGACTGCTCACAGTGAGTACTCCGGTACACAGGTGAGGACGGCCAGGCTGCGGGCTTCCTTAGTTACCTTTTCTGGGGTTGCCAACGTCTGAAGTCAGTAATCGCCCCGTGCCAGACCTCAGATGGACCTCCACTACTTCCCCCGGcagctctcctcctcccctcgcTTTTTTACACCTCGGGACCCTGAactctggggggtggggcggaggggCCCTGTCAGGAACTGCCCCACAAGGTGGAAAGGAGGGCAGGTGCTCAGTCCTCAGCCTCCACCTAACCAGGATTCCTTCTTGTTTCTGGAACTGTTCACCTCATTagacctcccttcccctcatctCTGCCTCCTGGGCTTGAGCTTGTCCGATTTTGGAACCAGTGGCTTTCTATCCACCACCAGGCTGTGACCCAAAGGGAAAAGACAAGGAGGCTTTTGGTTTTCAGTGTGAAGAGAGGAACTCAGACCTTAAGAAGCCAGACCCCTGAGTGCCTTTCGGGCTCGTTTCCGTCTCTCGGGTCATGGATtcagggtagaggaagagagtgGTCTAACTAACCTCAGCTGGGAAACCAGGGTCCTTGGAGTGGAAACGCAATCTGGAGCCCGGGGTAGATCAGAGAAGCAGGCTACCACCCAGCTGCCTTCTGACCTCCGGTCTTGCCTCTCCCAGCTACGTCCCCTGCCCTCAGAAGCAGCAGAGGGGGCACATGTGTGATAAGGATCCCCTCGTGCCTCCTGCCTCGCCCCATCACCTCTGCTTTCCTGGCGCTGCtttttcccttctgcctcttGCTGCTTCTATAATTGCAGACCCCGGACCCAGGGGctggccttcagctcagctgCTTGTCCATTTGAATAAACACCTGTTTCTCTATGCCGGTCTCCTTCTCTGCACTTCCTCCATATTGATCAGAGTCTGCACTGGTAACTCTGCCCTGATTTCCTTAGAGAAAGGCAATGTGAATGTGGGCCTTTCCCCAGCTCGATCCATCTGGCTGGGGTGGAGATAATTGAGAGCAAGGTCTTGCAAACTCCTTGGGGCACAACTCATGGCCAGAAATGCATTTTACATTGTACTCAGAGCACACACACAATTGTAACAAAACAATACTTCTCCTACTGCGAGCAATATACTCAGACATTTCTCACACTACTTTATTCTATCCTATTTCGTTCAGCCAAAAAATGCTGACCACAACCCACCACAGGACGGCAACCTGTAATGTGAAAAAACACCGGCTTGGGAGTGTGCAGAATCGAGAGCAGAAGGGGTAAAATTGGCCCAAGATACAATTCTGGTTGTGGTCTGGCTCCTAAACTTGCACCAGATTTCGAATGTCTGTTGTCTCATAGACAAaagtattttgggggaaaaagggACCAAGGCCTACGAAACCACACAATACTTAAAGAACATGGCAAAATGAGGAAGTGCTAACCTGGCTTCTTtgataaacagaagaaaatcatctcagggttgtgggaacaGTGAAGACCAGAGTGTAAAATGTCTGGAAAGACTGTCTTCAAAAGCAAAACACTGGGCCATTCCTGTAATCACCATGGATACCAATGACTTAGAGCTGTGCCAGGGGAGTTGGAGCCTGGAACGGGGAGGGCCCTTAACTCATTGCTCCACTGGCCCAAAAGCCTGCTTTCGTTACAAGCGTTGGAGCCATGTAAAAGACCTGTGCTCCTGGCTCACAAACATGCTTGTTTGCCACACAAGGAGAATGGGGAGCtccaggggggagggggaggtccctcatatgtggaatgagGTTGGGCTCCTACAATCCTGCCGATGTGATGGGTAAGGTACACGAAGAAACGAACAGAAGGCCAACTCGTCTCTTCTTTCACTGAGAAGACCAAGAAGGCTACAGTTCACAGCCCCCCTAGGATGGCTGCCATCCTTCCATGTCCCTCTGTGATGTTTGCTTCCTATTCTGCCAGCGCCATGGATACCTGGGGGGGGGGTTTCTGGAGGCTCCTTTTTCAGCTAAGAGGGCAAGTCCGGCTAGGTGGGATCGTGGAAGCTTGCAGGAGCACACTGGGGTGGCTGGTCCGGATGGTAGAGGGTCTGGTGAAGCAGGGCACGGACGGCTGGGACATCGTCAGGATCTGAGGATAGGAAAGGGGTGGGTCAGAGGTTGGGGATCTCCTGGGCACCTGGCATAGGGCTGCCCCAGCTGCGAGCCCTCCTGGGACTCACCCACGCCCAGCTCCTGCAGGAGGCTCTGGAACTCTGGCTCAGCCTCCAGCAGTTTCAGCAGATTGGTCGATTCCATCCGCTCAAGCTGCACCTCCCAGTAGACGTAGATCTTCTGGTTGAACGTGACGTACACGAGGCAGGGGCTGTTGCGGCCCTCCTTGCAGGCATAGAGGCctgaggggtgtggggggtgggacgGAGGTCAGGGGGTTCCAGTcccagtggggaagggcagagcctATGACACGCAGACCTTGGAGTCAGCCATTCCCACCCTCCCATAGACGGCAGGCCAAAAACTGAAGGCCCTCTTTCTATTCTGTCTGTAGTGGGAACtcagaaaaataggtaaaatagggggcacctgagtggctcaatagttaagcggctgccttcggttcaggtcatgatcccagagtcctgggatcaagccccgaatcgggttccctgctcagtgagaagcctgcttctccctctccccctgcttgtgtgctctctctcgctgtgtctctctctgtcaaacaaataaaatcttaacaaaaaaaaccCACGTAAAATATGTGGCCTATTTCAGACATGGAAAAACACCAGGCAGAATAGCACCCTAAAAGTGATGGCTGCTGATGTCCTCATCTGAGTGATGGCCCTGGAGGAATGAAGGGGAGTCTTGGTAGTCCAAGGGGTAGATGAGCAAAAAACAGTCAGAAACTCAGGCTTCTCTTAGATGGCCACAGTTCCTTCTTCAAAGGCATTTTAACCTTTCAGGACATTGGAGAATGAACCCCAGAGCACTGTGTAATTCTTAGCACCTCAGCAACCAAAGGTATCCCCATGTTCCCTGCAAGAGCCAGCACTGCTTTTCAAGTCTCTGATTTGGAACCAATGCTCTAGAAAGTTCCTTACCAAGTTCTGACACGCTCAGATGGGAAAGAACTTTCCAGTGTGTTCACACATCCCAGATGGAGAGGTGATAAGAACTCagcccattcttttttaaattagtctctcttttttttttaaggttttatttatttgacagagagagagagataagaactcagcccattcttttttaaattagcccttctttttttttaaagttttatttatttgacgagagagagagagagagagagagagagaaagagaaagagagaatgagtcagggagtggcaggcagagagaaaatagacttcctgctgaacaaggagccaacgtgggactcaatctcaagaccctgggatcatgacctgagtataaggcagacgcttaactgactgagccacccagatgctccaaacTCAGCACATTCGTGAAGATAATCAGAGATGGGTCTGTCACTCTCCTTTACTCCTTATTTAAAACTGTaaagggtacttgggtggctcagtgggttcagcgtctgcctttgactcaggtcataatctcagggtcctagtatcgagtcctgcattgggctcctcgctcagcggggtgcctgcttctccctctgcccccactctgcttgcgcttaaaaaaaaaaaaaaacccaaaacaaaaaacctgtacaGATGGCAACCTAGTACCCACCGTCACCCTCTAACACAAGTGCCAAAGAACTCATCTGTTTATGAAGACTCAAGTTAGGGGAAGCGGAGACAGTGGACACAAGGGTGGACAAGTGTGGTAAGAGAGGGGCCATGGGCCAGGGTCCCACCTGCACAGAAGGCTCGGATGTTCTCGTCCACCTGGAAGCGGACAACGGTGCGGTTGTGATCAATGATATATGTCTGTCCATCCCAGGCACAGGCCACCACCTCCTCATGCCCATTGCCCTGCAAAAGGCCAGAGACCAGGCTGTAGGGGTGACCAGCAGCTGCTGTGCCAAGAGCCCTCGTGATGGGGCCTGGGTGAAAAATGAAGGAGCAGCGCACCTGGCCCTGTGTGCTGAACAGCCAGCTGGGAAGAAAACGAGCCTAAGTTTCTTACTGACCTCGCTCCTCCCATCTATGGCCACACAGCCGACGGGGGCAACAGTATTCCCAGTCTCCTACGGAGGAAGCTTCAGTCGATGGAAGTGAAGCCACTCACACGAGGTCATGCAGCAGGGAAGGGAGACAGCATGGAATCAGGGCTCAAACCCGGCCTGGTCTCCCGGCTTTAAAGCCTTGGGCCTCTCCCCCTAACCATCACATGTGCACAAGTCTGGCCCCGTATGCAGGCTGCAGGGGCCGCAGCCCTAGTAAAGAGGGGCTCagacacagatgagaaaaaaatgatagaaggAGTGGGGGGCGAAGAACTCCCTTCTGGACCCTAGTAACTTATTTCTCGTTAGACCCATTATTGCTGCCAAACCACTGGTGCAGGCACTGTGCTGCCGGGAAGGGAACGGGGCTGAGCGTCGAGGGATACGGGCAGACAGATGCACTGGAGACGCAGTTAGAGTCCGTCTGAAGAGACGGAGGGGGAATTGTGAAGGGAGGATGTCTCGCTTAAATCTCATCTCTCCGTGTCAGGGAGGTAAGGCTGCTCCTCTCACCGTGACATCCAGTTTCTCCAGGGCGAAGAGCTGGTGATCCACCTGCACCGACCACAGCAGCTTGTCTGCTTCCTCCATCAGCTTCAGGGTCCCtgcggggggaggaggggaggacaggCAGGCCAGGGTGGGCATGAAGGACCCCTGAGCAGACCCCACATGCACGCAGCCCCCGACCCAAGCAGGAACTCACCATCCAGAGTGCAGAGGGCAAAGAGGCCAGAGCCAGCCCTCTCAGCGGTGTGGCCTGTGGGTGCGACAGAAGGACGGGAAGAAGAAAAGGTGAAGGGCAAGGCAAGGTCAGAGGGTACAGAGGGAGGGGCGGTccaaggcaggcagaaagggagggccCTGCAGCCCCCTTCTCCCAGGACTGATGCTGGCCCCTCCCCTCGGCTCCCTCTcatgcccccagcccccagcccacctTCACCTCGTTTGATGTTGCCAACGAGGTGGGTGGAGACGTTCTTGTTGTGGATGCGGCCAGAAGTCTGGTGCAACATGACATCTCGGGCAGCCAGGGTGTCCCtgtgtggggtggagggggataCTAAGTGGGGATCAGGAGAGCCTAGTTCTCCAGTACTTTTCTAGCCCCGATCTCTGTACAGGCTCCCAGGATGTGAATCAGCCTGGACACCGATCGCTGAGCCTTGTCTGGCCCGTGTGGCaagtagaagaaaagagagagacagaactgCCAAGTTAGAATCTTGGAATCTCCTCCAGGTGCTACAAGGTGAAAGCCTGGGATTCTCTGGGTCCCCAAATAATCTTCTGTAGTGGGGAAGAGGTGCCCTGCTGGGACCCAGCTGAAGCAGCTCTGTCAACTACAGACCCATCTGCTGCCATGGGAATCCGGGAGCCCCTCTGGATTCCATGCACCCCATGCCGTCCACAGGCCTGCACCCTTACCTACTGCCCTCCAGGGCTCCCTCTGAGGTTGGGGGGGGCCCGGTGTCCTTGTTCCAGGTACACAGCAGAATGGCGTAAGCACAGCCCGGCTGAGATACCATCAGTTCTGGCACACCCAGGGGCCCGGGAGTCACCGAGAGACTGTCCACCTGCACCAGGGAACAGGGGCTGACAGAGGGCTGGGGCAGAAGTGGGACCCTGCAGAGAACAGGGGAGAGCGTGGGGTAGGGGCCCTGGA
Protein-coding regions in this window:
- the ITFG2 gene encoding KICSTOR complex protein ITFG2 isoform X2: MRSVSYVQRVALEFSGSLFPHAICLGDVDNDTLNELVVGDTSGKLFVYKNDDSRPWLTCSCQGMLTCVGVGDVCNKGKNLVVAVSAEGWFHLCDLTPAKALDASGHHESLTAEEQHPVFKQHIPANTKVMLISDIDGDGCCELVVGYTDRVVRAFRWEDLGEGTEHPMGQLVSLKKWTLEGQVDSLSVTPGPLGVPELMVSQPGCAYAILLCTWNKDTGPPPTSEGALEGSRDTLAARDVMLHQTSGRIHNKNVSTHLVGNIKRGHTAERAGSGLFALCTLDGTLKLMEEADKLLWSVQVDHQLFALEKLDVTGNGHEEVVACAWDGQTYIIDHNRTVVRFQVDENIRAFCAGLYACKEGRNSPCLVYVTFNQKIYVYWEVQLERMESTNLLKLLEAEPEFQSLLQELGVDPDDVPAVRALLHQTLYHPDQPPQCAPASFHDPT
- the ITFG2 gene encoding KICSTOR complex protein ITFG2 isoform X1 — its product is MRSVSYVQRVALEFSGSLFPHAICLGDVDNDTLNELVVGDTSGKLFVYKNDDSRPWLTCSCQGMLTCVGVGDVCNKGKNLVVAVSAEGWFHLCDLTPAKALDASGHHESLTAEEQHPVFKQHIPANTKVMLISDIDGDGCCELVVGYTDRVVRAFRWEDLGEGTEHPMGQLVSLKKWTLEGQVDSLSVTPGPLGVPELMVSQPGCAYAILLCTWNKDTGPPPTSEGALEGSRDTLAARDVMLHQTSGRIHNKNVSTHLVGNIKRGEGHTAERAGSGLFALCTLDGTLKLMEEADKLLWSVQVDHQLFALEKLDVTGNGHEEVVACAWDGQTYIIDHNRTVVRFQVDENIRAFCAGLYACKEGRNSPCLVYVTFNQKIYVYWEVQLERMESTNLLKLLEAEPEFQSLLQELGVDPDDVPAVRALLHQTLYHPDQPPQCAPASFHDPT
- the NRIP2 gene encoding nuclear receptor-interacting protein 2, whose product is MEGRTVQQPPPCSSSSPSPAGAISTRQEARREEGDSRRRGQEAALGDRAPLSQQRRLRQATQFLHKDSADLLPLDSLKRLGTSKDLQPHSVIQRRLVEGNQSRLQGESPLVQAQIHGQESRRKTSKTETPALLVNCKCRDQELRVAVDTGTHHNQISAGCLSRLGLGKKVLKAPGGGLAPGPPTQVEQLELQLGQETVACSAQVVDVESPEFCLGLQTLLSLKCCIDLDRGVLRLRAPFPELPFLPLYQEPGQ